The genomic region AGGAGTGCCTCAAACGAGGCCTTTGGGAAGCTTGATATCGAGGCAGAAACCCCAGCAGAGTTTCAGGTCGAGCTCAAAACCGCCACTGCCGGGGATGTGTCGCTATTTGATATGCGCACCAAGCCCCACACAGTTACTCGGCGCGCGGAAGATATCCCCGACGGTGATATCCCGTATTGCAAGCTGAGTTTGCAGATGCACGGCAGCTCAACCATGCGCCAAGACGGGCGTGAATGCACGCTGGAACCAGGGGACTTAGCCTTATATGTCACCCAGCGGCCCTATCAATTGGAGTATGGCCATGACCAGCACTCGCTCGTGGTGTTATTTCCGCAAAGCTACCTGCATTTAACTCCGGCCCAGCTCGGTGCGATTACCGCTCGCACGGTGTCGCGCGAGCACGGCCTGGGGCGCGTGATGGTGCCGCTATTTGAGCAGTTGGCGGAAAATATTGAAGTCTTAGAAGGTCCGCACGCAGTAGCACTGCTGCAGTCAGCGCTGAATATGCTGGTCACTGTCTTTGCCTCGGAGCTGGACGCACAGCCCGGAATGGATGCGGACAACCTGTTATTTCACCAAGCCCAGCAGTACATCCAACACAACCTTCATGATCCGGAACTTGGTCCGCAATCTATTGCCAACGCGT from Corynebacterium ammoniagenes DSM 20306 harbors:
- a CDS encoding helix-turn-helix domain-containing protein, with translation MPQLPASILDLTRWRSASNEAFGKLDIEAETPAEFQVELKTATAGDVSLFDMRTKPHTVTRRAEDIPDGDIPYCKLSLQMHGSSTMRQDGRECTLEPGDLALYVTQRPYQLEYGHDQHSLVVLFPQSYLHLTPAQLGAITARTVSREHGLGRVMVPLFEQLAENIEVLEGPHAVALLQSALNMLVTVFASELDAQPGMDADNLLFHQAQQYIQHNLHDPELGPQSIANALFISVRQLHSRFSAQKTTVGAYIRAQRLERIRADLANPVMKADSISTISARYGLHDASQVSRAFKAEFRESPSAFRARVLGQ